atttgtttttaaaagtataacaAGCTTAATGTATTatcaaataagtaaataaataaattaattaattgactGCACTCTTATTAATATATTGTCCGATTTAGATATTTCAAATTGGAGACTATCCGATTAATAGGTATTTTTCAgtccaaaattaaatacagaCAATCAACCGAACAATAAAATAAGCAACGGCATCTGGCATGCTGCCAATATTGACAAAGACAACTTTAGAACCCTATATAAGCTCATCCTGTTAGAGACAAGAAGTTAGTGCCACCACAAACTTCGTTGTTAATgctcgaaaataaaaaatatatctgttAGCCATGAAATCTTTTATTGCGctatgtttaatatttagtttagcTATAAATTATGTCAATGCCGATTGTCCAGATACGGAGAATGTTGTGTGGGCTCTTGGTGGCGGCTGCCAAGTGTTTCGTAATGAATGTTACTTAATTAGGGCAAACATGGTGCGCAAGCCAggtaagaatttttaaattatttaactttgtgaaatttataaaaatttatatatattctttttaaaGGCTATACAGTTACCACCAAAGAGGAGTGCCAAAAACAATGCCCCCAAATCATTTATAGCCCAACAACTGGCAATTACAATGGACATGTCCGGGAATTCGGCAATAGCTGCTTAAAACGGGTCCACACATGTCGCACTGGCGAGAGTAAGtgctaataatttaattaatttggacaAAATCATAGAGTAATTGTTTAATTGCTTTCAGCTTTTTGTAAACTCACGCGAAAAACTCACGCGAAAAAAGCAATACTCAAAGTGCGTGTGTGTCCATATGCTGTGCATACAATCTACACACCTGTGTTCACAATTGAACTGGAGGGAAATAAAATCCAAGTGAAATCATCTGTTGTTGAATTATCAAAAGAAATATGTTAAGAGAAATTAAGGAAGCGAATtggttatatatatatatatatatatatatatatatccgatatatatatatatatatatacatatttgttttttcctcTGAATAGCATTTCTTTAATTGAAGCACTTGCCTggttaaattctttaaaagtaaataaagcgACTTAagataaaatttattaaagcgCAAAACTCTGCGTAGTTCGGACCAGTTTGACGGATTTTCTGTTTTGATGCATTATTCTCAgctctaaataaatattacatttaaagcacttgtgtaaattatttttgaacactcttttgttttaaaaaaacaaaattagcatcgcttttgtatttttctctttttttatttgataatactatataacaaataaacaccgaaaaaaaacaagtttttaaaattattttcctgtCATTCGTTCTGGCTTTAAGGTCATTTAATCTTATAAATAAGAGGTGtagaaatataatataaagagagaaaaaagtgaaataaaagcCAAGTAAGAATGATTGTTGTGATTTAAGTaagcaaaaggaaaaaatttcCTGTAACAGCTTTGAATTCTAAATACAGGTGTAAGTGCACATTTCGGCTTATAGCTTTCTTTTCTTAAACGATAAtgcttacaaaataaataaataaaataaatagtaaacaCGTTTCGCTTTCGTAAACATGCGTATTGGTTCAGTAAACTCGGGTTGACATACAGGAGGGT
This genomic window from Drosophila gunungcola strain Sukarami chromosome 3R, Dgunungcola_SK_2, whole genome shotgun sequence contains:
- the LOC128258192 gene encoding uncharacterized protein LOC128258192, producing the protein MKSFIALCLIFSLAINYVNADCPDTENVVWALGGGCQVFRNECYLIRANMVRKPGYTVTTKEECQKQCPQIIYSPTTGNYNGHVREFGNSCLKRVHTCRTGESKC